The genomic segment AGATCGAGCTCGCCTACTACGACCTGGCCGCGGCCCGCCAGCTCCTGGCCTACCGGATCGAGGCCCGGGGCCGGGCGGAGGAGCTCCTGGAGGGCAACCGGGAGAAGTTCGCGGCCGGCGTGGTGCCCATCACCGAGGTGCAGCAGGCGGAGACCGCGGTGGCGGCCCGGGATGAGCAGGTGGTGGTGGCCCGCCAGCTCGCCGAGCGCATCACGACCCGCCTGTGGGACCTCCTGGAGATCAGGCGGGGCGACCCCGGGTACGCCAGGCCCTTCGCCACGGAGCCCCTGCCCCCGGCCCCCGCCGGCTACCCCGAGCTGGAGGAGGCGCTGGCGGTGGCCCTGGCGGAGCGGCCCGACCTGAGGGACCGGCTCCTCGACATCGAGAATCGGGACATCCGCGTCGCCTTCGCCCGCAACCAGGCCCTTCCCCGCCTGGACCTGGTGGCCACCCTGGGGCTGAACGGCCTCTCGGGGGAGGAGCGCGAGGGGATCTCCTCGGACTTCGAAGGCACCTACTTCGACTCCTACTCCCGCCTGCCCGACGGGGACGGCTACCAGTGGCTCGCGGGGGTGCGGCTGTCCTACCCCCTGGGGAATCGCGCCGCCCAGGCCCGCCTGCGCCAGAGCTCCTGGGACAAGCGCCAGGCCTTGTACGGCCTCAAGCGCCTGGAGGGCACGGCCGAGGCCGAGGTGGAGCGCGCGCTGGTGGACGTGCGCCGGGGGCTGGAGCGCTACCAGGTAGCGGAGCGGTTCCGGGCCCTGGCGGCCACGACGCTCGCCCAGGAGATGGAGCGGCTCAAGGAGGGCCTCACCGACACCTTCCGGATCCTGACCTTCCAGGACGACCTCACCGAGGCCCACATCCGCAAGGACGCCGCCCTCACCGACTGCCAGAAGGGGCTCGCCACCCTCTACCGCGCCATGGGCAAGAACCTCGAACGTCACGGCATCGTGGCCGAGCTGCAAGACAAGGAGATCGACCGTGAGAAGCTGTAGAGACCGGGGCGCCGCCCTGGCGGTGCTGGCCGCCCTGACCCTGGCGGCCTGCGGGCAGGAGGCCGCGCCCCCCGCCTCCACGCGACCCGCCGGGCCCCGGGTGGTCCCGGTCACCGTGGGAGAGGCCGTGGCCCGCCGGGTCGAAGTGCGCCTGGAGCAGGTGGGCACCCTGGAGGCCAGCCGGGCCGTCACCCTGCGGTCCGAGGCCAGCGGCACCGTGGTCGAGGTGGCGCTCTCCGAGGGCCGGCCGGTAAAGGAAGGGGCGGTGCTGGTGCGCCTGGACGACCGCAAGCTCCAGGCCGAGATCGCCATGCTCGAGGCCAGCATCCAGCAGCTCGAGGTGCGGCTGGCCAACCGCCGGCGGGACCTGGAGCGAAACCCCGCCCTGGTGGAGGCGGAGATCCAGAAGCTCGACGAGCAGGTGCGCCAGCTTCGGGTCCGCCTGGCCAACCGGGAGCGCGACCTGGAGCGCAACCGGCCCCTGGTGGAGCGGGACCTGATCGCCCGCCAGGCGTTCGACCGCATCCAGACCGAGGTGGACGAGCTCAGATCCGACATCGCCCGCACCGAGCTGGAGCTCGCCCGGCAGCGGGACCTGGTGGCGAAGCAGAGCGCGGACAGCATTCGCACCGACATCGGAGAGATCGAGGCCCAGATCGCCCGGACCCGGGCGAGCCTCGTCCAGCAGAAGGTGCGCCTGGCCGACGCGAGCATCCGGGCCCCCTTCGACGGCGTGGCCGGCGTGCGCAACGTGAACGTGGGGGACTTCCTGGCCGTGGGCGGCGCCGTGGTCACGGTGGTGGACCTGGACCCCCTGGAGATCACCTTCCGGGTGCCGGAAAAGCACCGGGCCCGGGTGACCACCGGCCTGCCCGTGGCGCTGCGGGTGGACGCGGCGCCGGGGGAGGTCTTTACCGGAACGATCTCCTTCATCGCCCCCCAGGTGGACCCGGAGACCCGCGCCTTCCTGGTGAAGGCCGAGGTGCGCAACCCCGAACACCGCCTGAGCCCGGGGATGTTCGCCCGGGTGGAGGTCGTCCTCGAGGTCCGGGAGGACGCCCTGACCGTGCCCTGGGAGAGCGTGATCCAGACCGAGTCGGCCACCTACGTCTACGCCGTGGAGGCCGACATCGCCCGGCACGTCCCCGTGGAGCTCGGGGAGACCACCAGCGAGTGGGCCGAGGTGCGGGGCGCCGAGCTTCGCCCCGGCACCCGGGTGGTGCTGGAGGGGAAGTTCGCCCTGCGCGACGGCGCCGCGGTCTCCCTGCCGGTGCCCCCCAAGCAGCCCTGAGCGGCGCCGGGGGGTTGCTCGATCCTCGAAATCGGGATCGGGATCGATCTCGATTTCGATTTCGATTTCGACGGGGGAGGGCGGTTGGCCAAGAGCGTGGGGCTGGGGGTGGGGAGCGAGAGCCGCCAGCCCTTGGCGGTGGCCATCGCCGGTGGGATGATCTCCGCAGCCTTCCTCACCCTGGCGATGGCGCCGGTGG from the Thermodesulfobacteriota bacterium genome contains:
- a CDS encoding TolC family protein; this encodes MTTAEHRWKLLLTLLCAALAAGVGPASGAADTATEEGSRTLALREALALGIQRNLDLRLQEIAVPLSREEVRVGEARFDPVLQAGADTRTDKTPSAAASANGADTTRTTGADAGVGKVFETGLESRVALETFRFSSNSPNLGLDPSYRTFLVLDLTQPLLRDRGREVNTAALRESRNGVLQARYRYLDRALRIGEEIELAYYDLAAARQLLAYRIEARGRAEELLEGNREKFAAGVVPITEVQQAETAVAARDEQVVVARQLAERITTRLWDLLEIRRGDPGYARPFATEPLPPAPAGYPELEEALAVALAERPDLRDRLLDIENRDIRVAFARNQALPRLDLVATLGLNGLSGEEREGISSDFEGTYFDSYSRLPDGDGYQWLAGVRLSYPLGNRAAQARLRQSSWDKRQALYGLKRLEGTAEAEVERALVDVRRGLERYQVAERFRALAATTLAQEMERLKEGLTDTFRILTFQDDLTEAHIRKDAALTDCQKGLATLYRAMGKNLERHGIVAELQDKEIDREKL
- a CDS encoding efflux RND transporter periplasmic adaptor subunit; the encoded protein is MRSCRDRGAALAVLAALTLAACGQEAAPPASTRPAGPRVVPVTVGEAVARRVEVRLEQVGTLEASRAVTLRSEASGTVVEVALSEGRPVKEGAVLVRLDDRKLQAEIAMLEASIQQLEVRLANRRRDLERNPALVEAEIQKLDEQVRQLRVRLANRERDLERNRPLVERDLIARQAFDRIQTEVDELRSDIARTELELARQRDLVAKQSADSIRTDIGEIEAQIARTRASLVQQKVRLADASIRAPFDGVAGVRNVNVGDFLAVGGAVVTVVDLDPLEITFRVPEKHRARVTTGLPVALRVDAAPGEVFTGTISFIAPQVDPETRAFLVKAEVRNPEHRLSPGMFARVEVVLEVREDALTVPWESVIQTESATYVYAVEADIARHVPVELGETTSEWAEVRGAELRPGTRVVLEGKFALRDGAAVSLPVPPKQP